In a genomic window of Accipiter gentilis chromosome 23, bAccGen1.1, whole genome shotgun sequence:
- the LOC126049840 gene encoding contactin-3-like isoform X1 gives MLLLWKQLFLVSFVGCLGDLENSRTKMRSAVSVREGQGVVLLCGPPPRAGELSFAWIFNEYPSFVQEDSRRFVSQETGHLYIAKVEPSDVGNYTCVVTSTVTNSQVLGSPTPLVLRTDGVMGEYEPKIEVQFPETLPAAKGSTVKLECFALGNPVPQINWRRTDGLPFPSKIKLRKSNGMIEIPNFQQEDAGLYECITENSRGKNIARGRLTYYAKPHWIQMIKDTEAAVEDTLYWDCRASGKPKPSYRWLKNGDQLSIEGRIQIENGALTISNLNLTDSGRYQCIAENKHGVISSSADLRVVASAPDFSKNPMKKLIQVQIGSTVTFECKPKASPKAKCSWKKGGEQLHENERIMLLKDGELRIANVTKVDAGSYTCLATNQFGTASGSTNLIVTEPTRITLAPSNMDVTVGESVILPCQVQHDPILDISFTWYFNGTLTDFKKDASHFEKVGGSASGDLMIRNIQLKHSGKYVCMVKTEVDSVASAADLIVRGSPGPPEHVKVDEITDTTAQISWQEGTDNHSPVTTYTIQARTPFSVGWQRVTTVPDVIDGKTFTTTVVDLNPWVEYEFRVVASNKIGGGEPSLPSEKVRTEEAVPEIPPSEVSGGGGSRSELVITWDPIPEELQNGEGFGYVVAFRPFGTTTWIQTVVTSPDTPRYVFRNESILPFSPYEVKVGVYNNKGEGPFSSVTTVFSAEEEPSTAPSGVSATSLSSSVIEVSWTAIPWKMSSGRLLGYEVRYWNNGEKEESSNRVKAAGNETSVRITGLKSNLAYYTAVRAYNSAGAGPFSATVNATTKKTPPSQPPGNVVWNVTDSRVILSWEEVRAMENESEVTGYKVLYRTTSQTNMNVLNTDKTTAELLLQFNEDYIIEVKATTEGGDGTSSDQILIPRLASMDARGSGPSILNIFSVSSFLPTIFSLTLNSVL, from the exons AATTATCATTTGCTTGGATCTTCAATGAATATCCGTCATTTGTACAAGAGGACAGTCGGCGATTTGTGTCTCAAGAGACCGGTCACCTCTACATAGCCAAAGTTGAGCCGTCAGATGTAGGAAATTACACCTGTGTTGTAACCAGCACTGTGACCAACAGCCAAGTTCTTGGGTCACCAACTCCTCTAGTACTGCGGACGGACG GTGTGATGGGAGAATATGAACCCAAAATAGAAGTTCAGTTTCCTGAGACACTTCCTGCAGCTAAAGGCTCAACTGTGAAGCTAGAATGCTTTGCACTAGGAAA cccTGTGCCTCAGATTAACTGGAGAAGAACTGACGGTCTGCCGTTTCCAAGTAAAATAAAGCTGCGGAAGTCCAACGGCATGATTGAAATACCTAATTTCCAGCAGGAGGATGCAGGACTATATGAATGTATTACTGAAAactccagaggaaaaaatattgccagaGGACGTCTCACTTACTATG CAAAACCTCACTGGATCCAGATGATAAAAGATACTGAGGCTGCTGTAGAGGACACCTTATACTGGGATTGCAGAGCAAGTGGGAAGCCCAAACCATCGTATAGGTGGCTGAAGAATGGAGACCAACTGTCAATAGAG gGAAGGATCCAAATTGAAAATGGTGCACTTACAATATCAAATCTAAATCTGACAGATTCTGGCAGATACCAATGCATAGCTGAAAATAAACATGGTGTCATCTCTTCGAGTGCAGACCTCAGGGTTGtag CTTCTGCTCCAGATTTTTCTAAGAATCCAATGAAGAAACTGATCCAGGTTCAAATAGGCAGTACAGTTACTTTTGAATGCAAACCCAAAGCTTCCCCTAAGGCCAAATGCTCCTGGAAGAAGGGAGGTGAGCAGCTACACGAAAATGAAAG AATCATGTTATTAAAGGATGGAGAACTAAGAATAGCCAATGTGACCAAAGTTGATGCTGGAAGCTACACGTGCCTGGCAACAAACCAGTTTGGAACAGCCAGTGGCTCAACAAACTTAATAGTTACAG AGCCAACAAGGATTACTTTGGCACCCTCCAACATGGATGTCACTGTTGGAGAAAGCGTCATCTTGCCTTGCCAGGTTCAGCATGATCCTATACTGGACATCAGCTTCACCTGGTATTTTAATGGAACACTCACCGATTTCAAGAAAGACGCTTCTCATTTTGAGAAGGTTGGAGGG AGTGCATCAGGAGATTTAATGATTAGAAACATACAGCTGAAACATAGTGGAAAATACGTTTGTATGGTGAAGACAGAAGTGGATAGCGTAGCATCTGCGGCAGACCTTATCGTACGAG GCTCACCTGGGCCCCCCGAACATGTGAAAGTGGATGAAATAACTGATACCACAGCTCAGATCTCCTGGCAAGAAGGCACAGATAATCACAGCCCAGTAACCACTTACACCATACAAGCAAGGACACCCTTTTCAGTTGGCTGGCAGCGAGTTACAACAG ttccAGATGTGATCGATGGAAAAACATTTACAACCACAGTAGTGGATTTAAATCCTTGGGTTGAATATGAATTTCGTGTAGTTGCCAGTAACAAAATAGGAGGTGGAGAACCTAGTTTACCCTCAGAAAAAGTAAGAACTGAAGAGGCAG TTCCTGAAATTCCCCCATCTGAAGTCAGtgggggaggaggcagcaggtcTGAACTGGTCATAACATGGGAT CCCATCCCTGAAGAATTACAAAACGGAGAAGGATTTGGCTATGTTGTTGCTTTCCGCCCCTTTGGCACCACAACGTGGATACAGACTGTGGTCACCTCTCCTGACACACCAAGATACGTCTTCAGGAATGAAAGCATCTTGCCCTTTTCACCATATGAAGTCAAAGTTGGCGTCTATAACAATAAAGGAGAAGGGCCGTTTAGTTCAGTAACCACAGTTTTTTCAGCTGAAGAAG AGCCTAGCACAGCACCCTCCGGTGTATCCGCAACGAGTCTGTCATCCTCGGTCATCGAGGTCTCCTGGACAGCCATTCCTTGGAAGATGAGTAGTGGAAGGTTACTGGGCTACGAG GTTAGGTACTGGAATAATGGTGAAAAAGAAGAATCGTCAAACAGAGTAAAAGCTGCAGGGAATGAGACATCAGTACGAATAACAGGTTTGAAGAGCAACTTGGCATACTACACAGCTGTCCGTGCTTATAACAGTGCTGGGGCAGGTCCCTTTAGTGCCACGGTAAATGCTACCACAAAAAAGACAC CACCCAGTCAACCGCCAGGAAACGTTGTGTGGAATGTCACTGACTCCAGAGTAATCCTCAGCTGGGAGGAAGTAAGAGCTATGGAGAACGAGTCTGAGGTGACTGGGTATAAG GTTTTGTACAGGACCACCAGTCAGACCAACATGAACGTGCTGAACACAGACAAGACAACCGCTGAGCTTCTGCTCCAGTTTAACGAAGATTACATTATAGAAGTAAAAGCAACAACTGAAGGCGGAGATGGCACTAGCAGTGATCAGATCCTGATACCCAGACTAGCTA GTATGGATGCAAGAGGTTCTGGTCCATCAATCTTGAATATCTTCAGTGTGTCCAGCTTCTTACCAACAATATTTTCCTTGACTCTTAATTCAGTGTTGTGA
- the LOC126049840 gene encoding contactin-3-like isoform X2 encodes MLLLWKQLFLVSFVGCLGDLENSRTKMRSAVSVREGQGVVLLCGPPPRAGELSFAWIFNEYPSFVQEDSRRFVSQETGHLYIAKVEPSDVGNYTCVVTSTVTNSQVLGSPTPLVLRTDGVMGEYEPKIEVQFPETLPAAKGSTVKLECFALGNPVPQINWRRTDGLPFPSKIKLRKSNGMIEIPNFQQEDAGLYECITENSRGKNIARGRLTYYAKPHWIQMIKDTEAAVEDTLYWDCRASGKPKPSYRWLKNGDQLSIEGRIQIENGALTISNLNLTDSGRYQCIAENKHGVISSSADLRVVASAPDFSKNPMKKLIQVQIGSTVTFECKPKASPKAKCSWKKGGEQLHENERIMLLKDGELRIANVTKVDAGSYTCLATNQFGTASGSTNLIVTEPTRITLAPSNMDVTVGESVILPCQVQHDPILDISFTWYFNGTLTDFKKDASHFEKVGGSASGDLMIRNIQLKHSGKYVCMVKTEVDSVASAADLIVRGSPGPPEHVKVDEITDTTAQISWQEGTDNHSPVTTYTIQARTPFSVGWQRVTTVPDVIDGKTFTTTVVDLNPWVEYEFRVVASNKIGGGEPSLPSEKPIPEELQNGEGFGYVVAFRPFGTTTWIQTVVTSPDTPRYVFRNESILPFSPYEVKVGVYNNKGEGPFSSVTTVFSAEEEPSTAPSGVSATSLSSSVIEVSWTAIPWKMSSGRLLGYEVRYWNNGEKEESSNRVKAAGNETSVRITGLKSNLAYYTAVRAYNSAGAGPFSATVNATTKKTPPSQPPGNVVWNVTDSRVILSWEEVRAMENESEVTGYKVLYRTTSQTNMNVLNTDKTTAELLLQFNEDYIIEVKATTEGGDGTSSDQILIPRLASMDARGSGPSILNIFSVSSFLPTIFSLTLNSVL; translated from the exons AATTATCATTTGCTTGGATCTTCAATGAATATCCGTCATTTGTACAAGAGGACAGTCGGCGATTTGTGTCTCAAGAGACCGGTCACCTCTACATAGCCAAAGTTGAGCCGTCAGATGTAGGAAATTACACCTGTGTTGTAACCAGCACTGTGACCAACAGCCAAGTTCTTGGGTCACCAACTCCTCTAGTACTGCGGACGGACG GTGTGATGGGAGAATATGAACCCAAAATAGAAGTTCAGTTTCCTGAGACACTTCCTGCAGCTAAAGGCTCAACTGTGAAGCTAGAATGCTTTGCACTAGGAAA cccTGTGCCTCAGATTAACTGGAGAAGAACTGACGGTCTGCCGTTTCCAAGTAAAATAAAGCTGCGGAAGTCCAACGGCATGATTGAAATACCTAATTTCCAGCAGGAGGATGCAGGACTATATGAATGTATTACTGAAAactccagaggaaaaaatattgccagaGGACGTCTCACTTACTATG CAAAACCTCACTGGATCCAGATGATAAAAGATACTGAGGCTGCTGTAGAGGACACCTTATACTGGGATTGCAGAGCAAGTGGGAAGCCCAAACCATCGTATAGGTGGCTGAAGAATGGAGACCAACTGTCAATAGAG gGAAGGATCCAAATTGAAAATGGTGCACTTACAATATCAAATCTAAATCTGACAGATTCTGGCAGATACCAATGCATAGCTGAAAATAAACATGGTGTCATCTCTTCGAGTGCAGACCTCAGGGTTGtag CTTCTGCTCCAGATTTTTCTAAGAATCCAATGAAGAAACTGATCCAGGTTCAAATAGGCAGTACAGTTACTTTTGAATGCAAACCCAAAGCTTCCCCTAAGGCCAAATGCTCCTGGAAGAAGGGAGGTGAGCAGCTACACGAAAATGAAAG AATCATGTTATTAAAGGATGGAGAACTAAGAATAGCCAATGTGACCAAAGTTGATGCTGGAAGCTACACGTGCCTGGCAACAAACCAGTTTGGAACAGCCAGTGGCTCAACAAACTTAATAGTTACAG AGCCAACAAGGATTACTTTGGCACCCTCCAACATGGATGTCACTGTTGGAGAAAGCGTCATCTTGCCTTGCCAGGTTCAGCATGATCCTATACTGGACATCAGCTTCACCTGGTATTTTAATGGAACACTCACCGATTTCAAGAAAGACGCTTCTCATTTTGAGAAGGTTGGAGGG AGTGCATCAGGAGATTTAATGATTAGAAACATACAGCTGAAACATAGTGGAAAATACGTTTGTATGGTGAAGACAGAAGTGGATAGCGTAGCATCTGCGGCAGACCTTATCGTACGAG GCTCACCTGGGCCCCCCGAACATGTGAAAGTGGATGAAATAACTGATACCACAGCTCAGATCTCCTGGCAAGAAGGCACAGATAATCACAGCCCAGTAACCACTTACACCATACAAGCAAGGACACCCTTTTCAGTTGGCTGGCAGCGAGTTACAACAG ttccAGATGTGATCGATGGAAAAACATTTACAACCACAGTAGTGGATTTAAATCCTTGGGTTGAATATGAATTTCGTGTAGTTGCCAGTAACAAAATAGGAGGTGGAGAACCTAGTTTACCCTCAGAAAAA CCCATCCCTGAAGAATTACAAAACGGAGAAGGATTTGGCTATGTTGTTGCTTTCCGCCCCTTTGGCACCACAACGTGGATACAGACTGTGGTCACCTCTCCTGACACACCAAGATACGTCTTCAGGAATGAAAGCATCTTGCCCTTTTCACCATATGAAGTCAAAGTTGGCGTCTATAACAATAAAGGAGAAGGGCCGTTTAGTTCAGTAACCACAGTTTTTTCAGCTGAAGAAG AGCCTAGCACAGCACCCTCCGGTGTATCCGCAACGAGTCTGTCATCCTCGGTCATCGAGGTCTCCTGGACAGCCATTCCTTGGAAGATGAGTAGTGGAAGGTTACTGGGCTACGAG GTTAGGTACTGGAATAATGGTGAAAAAGAAGAATCGTCAAACAGAGTAAAAGCTGCAGGGAATGAGACATCAGTACGAATAACAGGTTTGAAGAGCAACTTGGCATACTACACAGCTGTCCGTGCTTATAACAGTGCTGGGGCAGGTCCCTTTAGTGCCACGGTAAATGCTACCACAAAAAAGACAC CACCCAGTCAACCGCCAGGAAACGTTGTGTGGAATGTCACTGACTCCAGAGTAATCCTCAGCTGGGAGGAAGTAAGAGCTATGGAGAACGAGTCTGAGGTGACTGGGTATAAG GTTTTGTACAGGACCACCAGTCAGACCAACATGAACGTGCTGAACACAGACAAGACAACCGCTGAGCTTCTGCTCCAGTTTAACGAAGATTACATTATAGAAGTAAAAGCAACAACTGAAGGCGGAGATGGCACTAGCAGTGATCAGATCCTGATACCCAGACTAGCTA GTATGGATGCAAGAGGTTCTGGTCCATCAATCTTGAATATCTTCAGTGTGTCCAGCTTCTTACCAACAATATTTTCCTTGACTCTTAATTCAGTGTTGTGA
- the LOC126049840 gene encoding contactin-3-like isoform X3 → MLLLWKQLFLVSFVGCLGDLENSRTKMRSAVSVREGQGVVLLCGPPPRAGELSFAWIFNEYPSFVQEDSRRFVSQETGHLYIAKVEPSDVGNYTCVVTSTVTNSQVLGSPTPLVLRTDGVMGEYEPKIEVQFPETLPAAKGSTVKLECFALGNPVPQINWRRTDGLPFPSKIKLRKSNGMIEIPNFQQEDAGLYECITENSRGKNIARGRLTYYAKPHWIQMIKDTEAAVEDTLYWDCRASGKPKPSYRWLKNGDQLSIEGRIQIENGALTISNLNLTDSGRYQCIAENKHGVISSSADLRVVASAPDFSKNPMKKLIQVQIGSTVTFECKPKASPKAKCSWKKGGEQLHENERIMLLKDGELRIANVTKVDAGSYTCLATNQFGTASGSTNLIVTEPTRITLAPSNMDVTVGESVILPCQVQHDPILDISFTWYFNGTLTDFKKDASHFEKVGGSASGDLMIRNIQLKHSGKYVCMVKTEVDSVASAADLIVRGSPGPPEHVKVDEITDTTAQISWQEGTDNHSPVTTYTIQARTPFSVGWQRVTTVPEIPPSEVSGGGGSRSELVITWDPIPEELQNGEGFGYVVAFRPFGTTTWIQTVVTSPDTPRYVFRNESILPFSPYEVKVGVYNNKGEGPFSSVTTVFSAEEEPSTAPSGVSATSLSSSVIEVSWTAIPWKMSSGRLLGYEVRYWNNGEKEESSNRVKAAGNETSVRITGLKSNLAYYTAVRAYNSAGAGPFSATVNATTKKTPPSQPPGNVVWNVTDSRVILSWEEVRAMENESEVTGYKVLYRTTSQTNMNVLNTDKTTAELLLQFNEDYIIEVKATTEGGDGTSSDQILIPRLASMDARGSGPSILNIFSVSSFLPTIFSLTLNSVL, encoded by the exons AATTATCATTTGCTTGGATCTTCAATGAATATCCGTCATTTGTACAAGAGGACAGTCGGCGATTTGTGTCTCAAGAGACCGGTCACCTCTACATAGCCAAAGTTGAGCCGTCAGATGTAGGAAATTACACCTGTGTTGTAACCAGCACTGTGACCAACAGCCAAGTTCTTGGGTCACCAACTCCTCTAGTACTGCGGACGGACG GTGTGATGGGAGAATATGAACCCAAAATAGAAGTTCAGTTTCCTGAGACACTTCCTGCAGCTAAAGGCTCAACTGTGAAGCTAGAATGCTTTGCACTAGGAAA cccTGTGCCTCAGATTAACTGGAGAAGAACTGACGGTCTGCCGTTTCCAAGTAAAATAAAGCTGCGGAAGTCCAACGGCATGATTGAAATACCTAATTTCCAGCAGGAGGATGCAGGACTATATGAATGTATTACTGAAAactccagaggaaaaaatattgccagaGGACGTCTCACTTACTATG CAAAACCTCACTGGATCCAGATGATAAAAGATACTGAGGCTGCTGTAGAGGACACCTTATACTGGGATTGCAGAGCAAGTGGGAAGCCCAAACCATCGTATAGGTGGCTGAAGAATGGAGACCAACTGTCAATAGAG gGAAGGATCCAAATTGAAAATGGTGCACTTACAATATCAAATCTAAATCTGACAGATTCTGGCAGATACCAATGCATAGCTGAAAATAAACATGGTGTCATCTCTTCGAGTGCAGACCTCAGGGTTGtag CTTCTGCTCCAGATTTTTCTAAGAATCCAATGAAGAAACTGATCCAGGTTCAAATAGGCAGTACAGTTACTTTTGAATGCAAACCCAAAGCTTCCCCTAAGGCCAAATGCTCCTGGAAGAAGGGAGGTGAGCAGCTACACGAAAATGAAAG AATCATGTTATTAAAGGATGGAGAACTAAGAATAGCCAATGTGACCAAAGTTGATGCTGGAAGCTACACGTGCCTGGCAACAAACCAGTTTGGAACAGCCAGTGGCTCAACAAACTTAATAGTTACAG AGCCAACAAGGATTACTTTGGCACCCTCCAACATGGATGTCACTGTTGGAGAAAGCGTCATCTTGCCTTGCCAGGTTCAGCATGATCCTATACTGGACATCAGCTTCACCTGGTATTTTAATGGAACACTCACCGATTTCAAGAAAGACGCTTCTCATTTTGAGAAGGTTGGAGGG AGTGCATCAGGAGATTTAATGATTAGAAACATACAGCTGAAACATAGTGGAAAATACGTTTGTATGGTGAAGACAGAAGTGGATAGCGTAGCATCTGCGGCAGACCTTATCGTACGAG GCTCACCTGGGCCCCCCGAACATGTGAAAGTGGATGAAATAACTGATACCACAGCTCAGATCTCCTGGCAAGAAGGCACAGATAATCACAGCCCAGTAACCACTTACACCATACAAGCAAGGACACCCTTTTCAGTTGGCTGGCAGCGAGTTACAACAG TTCCTGAAATTCCCCCATCTGAAGTCAGtgggggaggaggcagcaggtcTGAACTGGTCATAACATGGGAT CCCATCCCTGAAGAATTACAAAACGGAGAAGGATTTGGCTATGTTGTTGCTTTCCGCCCCTTTGGCACCACAACGTGGATACAGACTGTGGTCACCTCTCCTGACACACCAAGATACGTCTTCAGGAATGAAAGCATCTTGCCCTTTTCACCATATGAAGTCAAAGTTGGCGTCTATAACAATAAAGGAGAAGGGCCGTTTAGTTCAGTAACCACAGTTTTTTCAGCTGAAGAAG AGCCTAGCACAGCACCCTCCGGTGTATCCGCAACGAGTCTGTCATCCTCGGTCATCGAGGTCTCCTGGACAGCCATTCCTTGGAAGATGAGTAGTGGAAGGTTACTGGGCTACGAG GTTAGGTACTGGAATAATGGTGAAAAAGAAGAATCGTCAAACAGAGTAAAAGCTGCAGGGAATGAGACATCAGTACGAATAACAGGTTTGAAGAGCAACTTGGCATACTACACAGCTGTCCGTGCTTATAACAGTGCTGGGGCAGGTCCCTTTAGTGCCACGGTAAATGCTACCACAAAAAAGACAC CACCCAGTCAACCGCCAGGAAACGTTGTGTGGAATGTCACTGACTCCAGAGTAATCCTCAGCTGGGAGGAAGTAAGAGCTATGGAGAACGAGTCTGAGGTGACTGGGTATAAG GTTTTGTACAGGACCACCAGTCAGACCAACATGAACGTGCTGAACACAGACAAGACAACCGCTGAGCTTCTGCTCCAGTTTAACGAAGATTACATTATAGAAGTAAAAGCAACAACTGAAGGCGGAGATGGCACTAGCAGTGATCAGATCCTGATACCCAGACTAGCTA GTATGGATGCAAGAGGTTCTGGTCCATCAATCTTGAATATCTTCAGTGTGTCCAGCTTCTTACCAACAATATTTTCCTTGACTCTTAATTCAGTGTTGTGA